In one Ignavibacteriales bacterium genomic region, the following are encoded:
- a CDS encoding prolyl oligopeptidase family serine peptidase, giving the protein MLHKKLPVRISILLIYLLFILSVSAQEKTGESKNPCELIEKKFEELNHRLDQLEKSVDDVLWYNKVGDVANIDKVFIVGPPPAKVKNPTAMGAKNPVKFWCYVFIPQKIDRSKKYPLIILPHGGVHADFTTYHTHIIRELMGQGYIVAAPEYRGSTGYGEDFYKKIDYGGLEIEDNNAARNWMVDNYDFVDGNRCGIMGWSHGGLIALMDIFEHPDDYKVAFAGVPVSDLVARMGYWGEEYQKEFSADYHISKTVTEDVQEYRKRSPVNHVEKLQTPLLIHTNTNDDDVNVLEVEHLIEALKAAGKKFEYEIFKDAPGGHSFDRIDTKLAKETRMKIYKFVGGYLNPPFPFKSIDDLEKAGYK; this is encoded by the coding sequence ATGCTACATAAGAAACTTCCGGTAAGAATTTCAATTCTTCTGATATATCTTCTTTTTATTTTATCAGTTTCTGCTCAAGAAAAAACAGGAGAAAGTAAAAATCCTTGCGAACTAATTGAAAAGAAATTTGAAGAACTCAATCATCGGCTTGATCAATTAGAGAAATCCGTAGATGATGTTCTTTGGTATAACAAAGTCGGGGATGTTGCTAATATCGATAAAGTTTTTATTGTTGGTCCACCACCGGCTAAAGTTAAAAATCCAACTGCAATGGGAGCAAAGAACCCGGTTAAATTCTGGTGCTATGTTTTCATTCCACAAAAAATAGATCGAAGCAAAAAATATCCGCTGATAATTCTGCCGCACGGCGGAGTTCATGCAGATTTTACAACTTACCATACACATATTATCCGCGAACTAATGGGGCAAGGTTATATTGTTGCTGCACCGGAGTATCGCGGTAGCACTGGCTATGGTGAAGATTTTTATAAGAAGATTGATTATGGCGGATTAGAAATTGAAGACAATAACGCGGCCCGCAACTGGATGGTTGATAACTATGATTTTGTTGATGGGAATCGATGTGGAATTATGGGCTGGAGCCACGGTGGTTTGATTGCCTTGATGGATATCTTTGAGCATCCGGATGATTATAAAGTTGCGTTTGCTGGTGTTCCTGTAAGTGATCTTGTTGCGCGAATGGGTTATTGGGGTGAAGAATATCAAAAAGAATTTTCTGCCGATTATCATATAAGCAAAACTGTCACTGAAGATGTTCAGGAATACAGAAAACGTTCACCGGTTAACCACGTTGAAAAATTACAAACCCCTTTGCTCATCCACACAAACACAAATGATGATGATGTAAATGTTTTGGAAGTTGAACATTTAATTGAAGCATTGAAAGCAGCAGGGAAAAAATTTGAGTATGAAATTTTCAAAGATGCACCCGGCGGACACAGCTTCGACCGTATTGATACTAAGCTTGCAAAAGAAACTAGAATGAAGATATATAAATTTGTCGGGGGATATCTCAATCCTCCTTTTCCTTTTAAATCGATTGATGATTTGGAAAAAGCAGGGTATAAATGA
- a CDS encoding DNA alkylation repair protein, whose product MNNIIQSIRTELKNNADATTEKSYQRFFKEEVTFYGVKTGTVGIIAKKYWKEIKSYDKKEIFKLCEELYRSYYCEEAFIVSYWVPNLVDKFEQNDLLLFKKWIEKYINNWAKCDGFCNHSVGDFIEKFPGSIKEVKSWTSSKNRWMKRAVAVSLIVPAKRGKYLKDIFEIADLLITDKDDMVQKGYGWLLKEASRLHQKEVFNYVIKNKNRMPRTALRYAIELMPKELKQIAMKRD is encoded by the coding sequence ATGAATAATATTATTCAATCAATCAGAACCGAATTAAAAAACAATGCGGATGCTACAACTGAAAAAAGCTATCAGAGATTCTTTAAAGAAGAAGTTACTTTTTATGGAGTAAAAACCGGTACAGTTGGCATAATTGCCAAAAAGTACTGGAAAGAAATTAAAAGCTATGATAAAAAAGAAATATTTAAACTTTGTGAAGAATTGTATCGTTCGTATTACTGTGAAGAAGCTTTTATTGTTTCGTATTGGGTGCCGAATCTTGTTGATAAGTTTGAACAAAATGATTTGTTGTTATTTAAAAAATGGATTGAGAAATATATAAACAACTGGGCAAAGTGCGATGGATTTTGTAATCACTCCGTCGGTGATTTTATTGAAAAATTTCCAGGGAGTATTAAGGAAGTTAAAAGTTGGACGAGCTCTAAGAACCGCTGGATGAAAAGAGCAGTCGCAGTTTCGTTAATTGTTCCAGCAAAGCGGGGCAAATATCTTAAAGATATTTTTGAGATTGCTGATTTGTTGATTACTGATAAGGATGATATGGTTCAAAAAGGTTATGGTTGGCTCCTTAAAGAAGCAAGCAGGCTTCATCAAAAAGAAGTATTTAATTATGTAATTAAAAATAAAAATAGAATGCCCCGTACCGCATTGCGCTATGCTATTGAATTAATGCCGAAAGAATTAAAGCAAATAGCTATGAAGCGCGATTAA
- the cydB gene encoding cytochrome d ubiquinol oxidase subunit II: MDLNIIWFLLFVVLIVGYAVLDGFDLGVGILHLFTKEENEKRINLNAVGPVWDGNEVWLLTGGGALFAAFPIVYATVFSGFYLAFMLLLTALIFRAVSFEFRKYTETEKNKKYWDLAFSLGSLVPALLYGVAMGNILRGLPVEIKDGLVSTSISFLGLLNPYAILVGLISLVLFTMHGAIYMTLKCEGAQRERMVSWINKTWIAFIVLYLLATISSFFVAPYLFVGMLKNPLFWLLFILLFASIIYIPIAVKAVKFGKAFIASSVTITSMIGLTALSLFPRLVPSSINFANSLTIYNASSTERTLFTMLIIALIGVPIVLIYTIFIYRIFKGKVVLTHDSY; this comes from the coding sequence ATGGACTTAAATATAATTTGGTTTTTACTATTCGTCGTTTTAATTGTTGGATATGCCGTTCTTGACGGATTTGATCTTGGTGTAGGCATACTTCATCTTTTTACAAAAGAAGAAAATGAGAAACGAATAAACCTAAATGCCGTTGGTCCCGTTTGGGATGGAAATGAAGTCTGGTTATTAACAGGCGGTGGAGCTTTATTTGCTGCATTCCCAATTGTCTATGCAACAGTATTCAGCGGATTCTATCTTGCATTTATGCTTTTGCTAACAGCTTTAATTTTTAGAGCAGTATCGTTTGAATTTAGAAAATATACTGAAACTGAAAAGAACAAAAAGTATTGGGATTTAGCTTTTTCACTTGGCAGTCTTGTTCCCGCATTACTTTATGGAGTTGCAATGGGTAACATTTTAAGAGGTTTACCTGTTGAAATAAAAGATGGGCTGGTTTCAACTTCTATTTCCTTTTTAGGATTATTAAATCCTTATGCAATTCTTGTTGGTTTAATTAGCCTTGTTCTCTTTACAATGCACGGAGCAATTTATATGACTCTTAAATGTGAAGGTGCACAGCGTGAAAGAATGGTTTCCTGGATTAATAAAACGTGGATTGCATTTATTGTTCTTTACCTGTTAGCCACAATTTCGTCTTTTTTTGTTGCTCCTTATCTGTTTGTGGGAATGTTGAAAAATCCACTCTTCTGGTTACTTTTTATTTTACTTTTTGCTTCTATAATTTATATTCCAATTGCAGTTAAAGCAGTAAAATTTGGAAAAGCATTTATTGCTTCTTCTGTTACAATTACATCAATGATCGGATTAACAGCATTAAGTTTATTCCCAAGATTAGTTCCATCAAGCATTAATTTTGCTAACAGTTTAACAATTTATAATGCATCTTCTACTGAACGTACACTTTTTACTATGCTTATCATTGCATTGATTGGTGTACCGATAGTGCTTATTTACACAATTTTTATTTATAGAATCTTTAAAGGGAAAGTTGTATTAACACACGATAGTTATTGA
- a CDS encoding cytochrome ubiquinol oxidase subunit I, with protein MDAVLLSRIQFAMTVGFHFLFPPLSIGLAWMLVIIEAVGWKKKNEFYVSIGKFFGKMLALIFAVGVATGIVMEFQFGTNWAEYSKFVGDIFGAPLAAEGVFAFFLESTFLGLYIFGRDRVSKGVHWFSILMVAVGATISAFWILVANSWQQTPAGFVVQNGRAELTNFWEAVFNPSSLPRFLHTFDAALISGAFFMVGISAILILRKKEVEIAKKSLKFAVYFGLIVSLLEVFPFGHEHGRQVAQTQPEKFAALQGLYTTQSGAPVALFAFPINHPPELKAKIEIPGVLSWLAFGDVNAKIKGINEFPKDEIPPLFLTFVSYHNMVILGMYFIFIMALSLYLIKKNKLWEKKKLLKLLAWSIPLPLIACQLGWIATEVGRQPWIVYKLMKTRDAISLNVGAGEIIFSIILFGLIYILLLSVLLFLINKKINFGPDPITGKEVLV; from the coding sequence ATGGATGCAGTACTCTTATCCAGAATTCAATTTGCTATGACCGTAGGCTTTCATTTTCTTTTTCCCCCGCTATCAATAGGACTTGCCTGGATGCTTGTTATAATTGAAGCTGTCGGCTGGAAAAAGAAAAACGAATTCTATGTTTCAATTGGGAAGTTCTTTGGAAAAATGCTTGCCTTAATATTTGCTGTTGGTGTTGCTACCGGAATAGTAATGGAGTTTCAGTTCGGCACAAACTGGGCAGAATATTCAAAATTTGTTGGTGATATTTTTGGAGCACCTTTGGCAGCGGAAGGTGTGTTTGCATTTTTTCTTGAATCAACCTTCTTAGGTCTTTATATCTTTGGAAGAGATAGGGTTTCCAAAGGAGTACACTGGTTTTCAATTCTGATGGTTGCTGTTGGAGCAACAATATCTGCTTTCTGGATTCTTGTTGCAAATTCCTGGCAGCAAACACCTGCTGGTTTTGTTGTTCAAAACGGCAGAGCAGAATTAACAAATTTTTGGGAAGCGGTTTTTAATCCTTCATCACTCCCCCGTTTTTTACATACCTTCGATGCGGCTTTAATTAGCGGTGCATTTTTTATGGTAGGAATTTCCGCCATTCTTATTCTTAGAAAAAAAGAAGTTGAGATCGCTAAAAAATCCTTGAAGTTTGCTGTCTACTTTGGTTTAATTGTTTCTTTGCTAGAAGTATTTCCATTTGGTCATGAACATGGTAGACAAGTAGCACAGACCCAACCAGAAAAATTTGCAGCTCTACAGGGTTTGTATACAACACAATCCGGTGCACCTGTTGCTTTATTTGCATTCCCAATTAATCATCCACCAGAACTTAAAGCTAAAATTGAAATACCGGGTGTACTAAGCTGGTTAGCATTTGGGGATGTTAATGCTAAGATAAAGGGAATAAATGAATTTCCTAAAGATGAAATTCCGCCATTGTTCTTAACATTTGTATCATACCATAACATGGTTATTCTTGGAATGTATTTCATTTTTATAATGGCACTGTCTTTATATCTGATTAAAAAGAATAAACTTTGGGAGAAGAAGAAACTATTAAAATTACTCGCCTGGTCTATTCCACTACCTTTAATAGCTTGCCAGCTTGGTTGGATAGCAACAGAAGTAGGAAGACAACCCTGGATTGTTTACAAGTTAATGAAAACCCGCGATGCTATTTCACTTAATGTGGGCGCGGGAGAAATAATTTTTTCTATTATACTGTTTGGATTGATTTATATTCTGCTTCTTTCTGTTCTTCTCTTTTTAATTAATAAAAAAATAAACTTTGGACCTGATCCAATTACAGGAAAGGAGGTGTTAGTATAA
- a CDS encoding Rrf2 family transcriptional regulator: MQLTMTGEYALRAIVYICSKPNGSIFQISEISTSNGIPESFLRKIIPQLNKSGIIQSQRGIGGGISLRKPAELLTPLEIIESVEGKISLNKCLISSDFCSNDKWCSVHTLWSEAQNKLKEMLSGKTMAQLAEENKSRFKTINSH; encoded by the coding sequence ATGCAACTAACAATGACTGGCGAATATGCACTCCGTGCAATAGTGTATATTTGTTCAAAACCAAATGGAAGTATTTTCCAGATATCAGAAATTTCAACTTCCAATGGAATCCCTGAAAGTTTCCTTAGAAAAATAATTCCTCAATTAAACAAATCAGGAATTATACAATCACAACGCGGAATAGGTGGTGGAATTAGTTTACGTAAACCTGCAGAATTACTAACACCGCTTGAAATAATTGAATCCGTTGAAGGAAAAATAAGCTTAAATAAATGTTTAATCAGTTCCGATTTTTGTTCTAATGATAAATGGTGTTCGGTACACACTCTTTGGTCCGAAGCGCAAAATAAATTAAAAGAAATGCTTTCCGGTAAAACAATGGCTCAACTTGCAGAAGAAAATAAATCAAGGTTCAAAACAATTAATTCACATTAA
- a CDS encoding nuclear transport factor 2 family protein: MDELKIKEEILGILEKLNRSWAVEHNTEKLKEYFHENMVVLEPGRKERREGRKECIDGWKNFVEATKIHYWKESDHKVQLYGDGKFAVVTYYWDMSYDMNDQTFTLGGRDMFVMVKEDGKWWAVADQFSPNPS; this comes from the coding sequence ATGGATGAACTAAAAATTAAAGAAGAAATTCTTGGTATACTAGAAAAACTAAATCGATCCTGGGCAGTTGAACATAACACTGAAAAGTTGAAAGAATACTTCCATGAAAATATGGTTGTCTTAGAACCAGGCAGAAAAGAGAGACGTGAAGGAAGGAAAGAATGTATTGATGGATGGAAAAATTTTGTGGAAGCTACTAAAATTCATTACTGGAAAGAGAGTGATCATAAGGTTCAACTTTATGGTGATGGTAAATTTGCTGTTGTTACTTATTATTGGGACATGTCTTACGATATGAACGATCAAACATTCACTCTTGGTGGAAGAGATATGTTTGTTATGGTTAAGGAGGATGGTAAATGGTGGGCAGTAGCGGATCAGTTTTCACCTAATCCATCATAA
- the dinB gene encoding DNA polymerase IV has protein sequence MRIIFHLDLDAFFVSVERVLEPSLNGKPVIVGGDPLGRGVVTACSYEARKYGLHSAMPIRQAYKLCPHGIYLHGHFKEYENYSKAVENILKKYAPILQQASIDEFYMDFTGCEKIYGNFFLFASFLQKEIWDQLLLPSSIGIGSNKTIAKIASDCMKPLGITYVLPGMEKDFLCPMPVETIPGVGKVTLKSLREKGFRTIGEVAKTTLEYFSTAYGKSGIDLWEKANGHGTDFLSISHERKSISKETTFDEDVVSKIVIEQTLFKLIGTVCQTLRDENWQAATISIKLRYSDFVTITRAKTIRPTDDDKLIYETTLDLFHKAFTRRIAVRLIGVHLSNLTDFAEQEILFEDEEIKRKKMLKAINTLRAKYGFKAVQVGTAT, from the coding sequence ATGCGTATCATTTTTCATCTTGATCTAGATGCTTTCTTTGTTTCCGTTGAACGGGTACTCGAACCATCGCTTAACGGCAAACCTGTTATCGTTGGAGGTGATCCGCTGGGAAGAGGAGTTGTTACTGCCTGCTCATACGAGGCACGTAAATACGGTCTACATTCAGCTATGCCGATTCGTCAGGCGTATAAACTCTGTCCACACGGAATTTATCTCCACGGGCATTTTAAGGAATATGAGAATTACTCGAAAGCAGTGGAAAATATTTTGAAGAAGTACGCCCCGATTTTGCAACAAGCATCGATAGATGAGTTTTATATGGATTTTACCGGCTGCGAAAAAATTTACGGTAATTTTTTTCTTTTCGCATCATTTCTGCAAAAGGAAATATGGGATCAACTTTTACTTCCCAGTTCAATTGGAATTGGAAGCAATAAAACAATTGCCAAGATTGCTTCCGATTGTATGAAGCCACTAGGAATTACTTACGTTCTTCCTGGAATGGAAAAAGATTTTCTTTGTCCAATGCCAGTAGAAACTATTCCTGGAGTTGGCAAAGTAACATTGAAGAGTCTCCGCGAAAAAGGATTTAGAACAATTGGAGAGGTAGCCAAAACAACGCTGGAATATTTTTCTACAGCGTATGGAAAAAGTGGGATTGATCTGTGGGAAAAAGCAAACGGACATGGAACAGATTTTCTAAGCATCTCTCACGAAAGAAAAAGTATTTCCAAAGAAACAACTTTTGATGAAGATGTTGTTAGTAAAATAGTAATCGAGCAAACCTTATTTAAACTTATTGGAACAGTTTGTCAGACTCTACGCGATGAAAACTGGCAGGCTGCAACTATTAGCATCAAACTCCGCTACTCCGATTTTGTTACAATTACAAGAGCAAAGACAATAAGACCAACAGATGATGATAAACTAATATATGAAACCACACTGGATTTATTCCATAAAGCTTTTACAAGGAGGATTGCGGTTCGGCTTATCGGAGTTCACTTAAGTAATCTTACTGATTTTGCTGAACAGGAAATTCTTTTTGAGGATGAAGAAATTAAAAGGAAAAAAATGTTGAAGGCAATTAATACGCTTAGAGCCAAATATGGATTCAAGGCAGTACAGGTTGGAACAGCTACATAG
- a CDS encoding carboxypeptidase-like regulatory domain-containing protein, with the protein MKFITLIIFIAFSSQVQFYAQQPYSSISGYIFDKSSMKELSNVNVFISGTDIGITTDNKGYYEIQTIPTGRQKIVVSMMGYETFTTFIDFRENDNVKYNFEITPRIYAIEPIEISASKPDEWLKNLERFKEIFFANSEFSKECKITNESAINLKWIDEDILKGNSDSLLIINNALGYKVFILLKNFTFNKKTKEYNYAIDTKFVEMDTTEKEIKANWFNNRKNAYEGSLKHFLKSLVDSTIGKEGFIISIESTDRPNHSFRGISDIHKIIQKGVLSNEKILCYKGYIKVRHQFEESFIKLKQQEVTLDEYGNTQEEYPFEVRGNFLDRGVAELLPKYYNPSERIKTDQIVKENQKTIKSESIIRRSLENTNANKSNIKNDSEVRESLKDSVLKNPTDINLRLLYATSLKGCCLTSAVNEYLEIIKIDSSCSEAWFNLGKIRAEEYSDLKRSIKKIQLDDEIGLALKLEDLVSQIIPREKMEIEIVPLSEFTILNFRELSKEKFDEAEVSLKKAVQYDSLKVENYLELCFLYEDAGVYKKGIEVLENLLKIYPDIKDGHLYLGLLKYKTRDVKAAHKEYNKALELMSEEERNDFIINSVKKLVEPIFEGKIDSLDNTELKEVLNKFWISEDPLYFTDYNERLIEHYSRVVYANLRFSYIQRNIPGWMTERGEILLRYGEPLYKVRYRPQISLKGSPDGFFSSEYLLPTEVWYYEGMVFSFTDTFMSGEFALTVPSNGDYKSQFEIDSKSFAATLRKKKFEEYKPLFASSFNLSVSTSQFKTLEDKSSKLTDVYVNFAVPAFDKKFENQSIKYRWGLFCFDSLYNKTIEIKDSLTISDPLRQISISGSESIYVNIKNLKLKPSTENMALEVIRSLDEAVSTNRGHLKIKDYNSDSLLISDLILSPSVIFGTKSETAINRNGIWVLPNPSGIFSNKEKVHIYFEVYNLKLDRKGYNNFEQEIKIVRKDDNTSFVGKIFGGVIELLKGGKSINNSIKTKQNRTQERNIQVCFQLDLSSLEKGNYNIELTMMDNNSNQEVATETTFTIKN; encoded by the coding sequence ATGAAATTCATTACTCTAATAATTTTCATTGCTTTTTCTTCTCAAGTTCAATTCTATGCACAACAACCATATAGTTCAATATCAGGTTATATTTTTGATAAATCGTCTATGAAGGAATTGTCAAATGTAAACGTTTTTATTTCAGGTACTGATATTGGTATAACCACTGATAATAAAGGTTATTATGAAATACAGACGATTCCAACTGGTAGGCAGAAAATTGTTGTATCTATGATGGGATACGAAACATTTACAACATTTATTGATTTTAGGGAAAACGATAATGTTAAATATAATTTTGAAATAACACCACGAATATATGCAATAGAACCAATCGAGATATCCGCTTCGAAACCTGATGAGTGGTTAAAGAATTTGGAACGGTTTAAAGAAATATTTTTCGCTAATTCAGAGTTTTCTAAAGAATGTAAGATTACAAATGAATCAGCCATAAATTTAAAGTGGATTGATGAAGATATATTGAAAGGTAATAGTGATAGCTTATTAATAATAAACAATGCACTAGGATACAAAGTATTTATTTTGCTTAAAAATTTTACATTTAATAAGAAAACAAAAGAATACAACTATGCAATCGATACAAAATTTGTTGAAATGGATACAACAGAAAAAGAAATAAAGGCTAATTGGTTTAACAATAGAAAAAATGCATACGAAGGTTCATTAAAGCATTTTTTAAAATCGTTAGTTGATTCAACCATTGGTAAGGAAGGATTTATAATTTCTATTGAGAGCACTGATAGACCTAACCATTCATTTAGAGGAATTTCGGATATACATAAGATTATACAAAAAGGTGTGTTGTCCAATGAAAAAATACTGTGTTATAAAGGATATATAAAAGTAAGGCATCAGTTCGAAGAATCATTTATAAAACTGAAACAGCAGGAAGTTACTTTAGATGAATATGGTAATACTCAAGAGGAATATCCGTTTGAAGTTAGAGGAAATTTCCTGGATAGAGGTGTAGCCGAATTACTCCCTAAATATTATAATCCTTCAGAGCGAATAAAAACAGATCAGATAGTTAAAGAAAACCAAAAAACTATAAAGAGCGAATCAATAATTCGGAGATCTTTAGAAAATACAAATGCAAATAAAAGCAATATAAAAAATGATTCTGAGGTAAGAGAATCGCTTAAGGATTCAGTTTTGAAAAATCCAACAGATATAAATCTTCGATTGCTGTACGCAACATCGTTAAAGGGATGTTGTTTAACAAGCGCTGTAAATGAATATCTGGAAATTATAAAAATTGATAGCAGTTGTTCAGAAGCATGGTTTAATTTAGGAAAAATAAGGGCAGAAGAGTATAGCGATTTAAAGAGATCAATAAAAAAAATTCAGTTAGATGATGAAATAGGTTTAGCATTAAAGTTAGAGGATTTAGTATCCCAAATTATTCCGCGGGAAAAAATGGAAATTGAAATTGTACCTCTATCTGAATTTACTATACTAAATTTTAGAGAACTAAGTAAAGAAAAGTTTGATGAAGCAGAAGTAAGTTTAAAAAAAGCAGTGCAATATGATTCTTTAAAAGTAGAAAATTATCTGGAATTATGTTTTCTATATGAAGATGCTGGTGTATATAAAAAGGGTATAGAGGTCTTGGAAAATTTACTAAAAATATATCCTGATATTAAAGATGGGCATCTGTATTTAGGATTATTAAAATATAAAACTCGTGATGTAAAGGCAGCACATAAAGAATACAATAAAGCGTTAGAACTTATGAGCGAAGAAGAAAGAAACGATTTTATAATTAATTCTGTAAAAAAGTTAGTTGAACCAATTTTTGAAGGTAAAATAGATTCACTTGATAACACAGAGCTTAAAGAAGTTCTAAATAAATTTTGGATTTCAGAAGACCCATTATATTTTACAGATTACAATGAACGTTTAATAGAACATTATTCAAGAGTAGTATATGCAAATCTTCGTTTCAGTTATATACAGAGAAATATACCGGGATGGATGACAGAACGAGGAGAAATATTATTAAGATATGGTGAGCCTCTTTATAAAGTACGCTATCGCCCTCAAATTTCCCTAAAAGGATCGCCGGACGGTTTTTTTTCGTCCGAATATTTATTACCGACAGAAGTGTGGTATTATGAAGGGATGGTTTTTAGTTTTACAGATACATTTATGTCTGGTGAATTTGCATTAACAGTACCATCAAATGGAGATTACAAATCACAATTTGAGATTGATTCAAAATCATTTGCTGCAACACTTAGGAAAAAGAAATTTGAAGAGTATAAACCGCTTTTTGCATCAAGTTTCAATCTGAGTGTTAGTACGTCTCAATTCAAAACGCTCGAGGATAAAAGTTCAAAGCTAACAGATGTTTATGTTAACTTTGCTGTGCCTGCATTTGATAAAAAATTTGAAAACCAAAGTATAAAATATAGATGGGGATTATTCTGTTTTGATAGTCTATACAATAAAACTATAGAAATTAAGGATTCACTTACTATTTCGGATCCTCTCCGGCAAATAAGTATATCGGGTTCTGAGAGTATTTATGTAAACATTAAAAATCTAAAGTTAAAACCTTCAACAGAAAATATGGCTCTTGAAGTAATAAGATCCTTAGATGAAGCTGTTTCAACAAACCGGGGTCATCTAAAGATAAAGGATTATAATTCAGATAGTTTGTTAATAAGTGATTTAATTCTTAGTCCCTCCGTAATATTTGGAACAAAGAGTGAGACAGCTATAAATAGAAACGGAATATGGGTATTGCCGAATCCGTCCGGAATATTTTCGAACAAAGAAAAGGTTCATATATACTTTGAAGTATACAATCTTAAATTAGATCGTAAAGGGTATAACAATTTTGAACAAGAAATAAAAATTGTCAGGAAGGATGATAATACATCCTTTGTTGGAAAAATATTCGGAGGTGTTATTGAGTTGTTGAAAGGGGGAAAAAGTATAAATAATTCTATTAAGACAAAACAAAATAGAACCCAGGAAAGGAATATACAGGTGTGTTTTCAATTGGATTTAAGTTCTCTTGAAAAGGGCAACTATAATATTGAATTAACTATGATGGACAATAATTCTAACCAAGAAGTTGCTACCGAAACTACTTTTACAATAAAAAACTAA